A segment of the Candidatus Microthrix subdominans genome:
TCGGCCGAATTTTGGCGCCTCCGCCGAGCGGTCAGGAGCATGGTTACACCGAGCACTAAAGCCATCCCAGCGAGCGCCGAGATGAATCGGATCTGTGCCCCTGTGGCAGCGAGACCCCCGGTTTGATTCGGCTGAGTCTTTGAGCCAACTGTTGCGGCCGGCGTTGACGACGTCCCAAGTGGCGATGGAGCAGCGACCTCATTCTTGGCTGGGCCGGGGCGCGTCGCTGGAGCGACTGGTTTAGGTGCGGCCGTCGGCGCAGGCGTGGGAACCGGGTCTGTAGTCGATGCTGACGAAGCAGGATCATCGCCAGAAGAGGGTGCGTTCGGGTCTGTCACAACTGGCGGGGTTGTTGTTGTCGGCGCACCGGACGTACCGGTCTGATCCTCGGGTACCTCAACCTGTACGGTCTGCCGCGCCAGCGAAGTGCCGAGGTCGTCGTCCACCGCCATGAGCACGATCTCGTAGGTGCCCGAAGCCTCGTAGCTATGCGTGGCTTGTGGACCTTCAGCGACAGCGCCATCGGCAAAGAAGAACTCGTAGCCGACCACCTCAGACTCATCGGTCGACCCGCTTCCATCAACCATGACGGTTCCAGGCTCCCCCTGTGTCACTTCAAACGCGGCGACCGGCGGCTCGTTCGGATCCTTCAGTTCCACTGTGGAGAACGTGAACGGCTCTCCTTCGGGCGGTACGTCAAGGCCGTAGAACTCAACCGTCCATTCGCCGGGCTCGGGCCACAGCACCGACACCGTCTCGTAGGACGCACCTCGGTCAGAAGTCACGTCCGAGTCTTCGTTTCCTCGGAGGATCTGCCTACCCGACGGCCCGGTCAGCCGCATCTCGATATCACTGCCGATCCAACTATTGGTGAAAGTGATTTGGCGGAGCCTTTCCGTCACGTCGAAGGCTTCAGAAATGAGCTGACGAGGCATGATGGTGGCGGTAGGGGTGCACCCTTGAGCCGTGCCACCGCCAATAACCGCTCGGACCTGCTGGAATTCGCAGGTCAGGTTCAAAGCCGAGTCCAACGAGCGGTATGAGCCGCCTGTCGAAGCGGCTATCTCCTGGAGCACCGTTTCATCGACCGCCGTTCCCAAACCGAAGGTGTAAACCTTCCATCCCTTGGACGCGAAGCAGGCAGCTTCGTCGTTGTAGGAGCCGTCACCGTCGGTAAAGAAGAGGGCAGCCCGCTTGGAGCCACGCGCCGCATCCAGAGTGGTGCAGCCCTCGGAGAGACCCGCACCAAGGTCGGTGCCCCCGTCGGAATCGATCGTCGCGATTGCGTCATACAAGGCTTGGCGGTTCGATCCCACTTGTACGGGAGGACTAGCAACGCGACTGGAGCCATCGAAGTCGATCACGGCGACCTCGTCGGTCGGGTCGGAGGCAGCGAGAAACGCCCGTGCGGCGTCGCGTCTGCGATCTTCGGGGTCGTTCCAGCCCATCGATCCTGACGAGTCGACGATCAGAGCGGTAGACACGTCCGGAGTGCCCCCGCCACCCGGACTTTCCGACGAGAACTGCTCCCGGGCAACCATCGAGCCGACGTGTCGTCCAACCCAACTCCGCTTATAGCTCTCCTTGTGAACCCCGACACCGCCTATGAGTGCCAGGTCGGCCAGGTCGCCTGCCGACAAGCCGTCGTCACGGTCGCTTTGGCAAACAAGGTCGGCATACATGCAGTAGTTGTAAGTGGCGTTCTTTATGTAGTCAGGGGAGAAGACCTGCCGGCGATGCCGCCACGCCCTGGTTCTGGAAATCCGAGCACCCGACCACCGCCACCTGGGTCGAAGGTTGGGTCCGGCAAGTAGCACAAGGGCGGCAATTGCCTCCTTGTCGGAACCGCGTACGAACCCGGCCCCCCCTTGATCGCCCAAGCACCCTGGGAGTAGCCGGCCAGTACGATGCGCGTAGTGGGGCATTTCGTGTGAATGGCGGCTACCCAAACCCGAGTTTCCGTCCTTGCCTGGTCGACTGAATCGAGGATGTTGGGATCCCCCCCCAACCAATATTCCATTGGCACGGCTGGGTAGCGGACCGGCAGAAACGAGGTTGTGAGGCCCTTTGGGGTCAGCGCCTTCGCCAACCCTTCGTAGACGCCGTAGACCTCTGCCCCTAGTCCGAAGTGATCGTCAAGGCTTTGACCGCTTCCGCGCGCCCCGAGAACGATTGCGTTCGTACACGGCCGATCTAGAGCCCACTCGCCCGCGCCGGGATCTGCTTCGGCCGCAGACGCCGGAGCGGTCTGCCCGGTGAGGCCGATTACGAGGCCTGTCAGAAGGACCCCTGCCATAGCAGCGGCAAATCCTGGCTGGATGCGTCGTAGTGACATGAGGATCCCCGTTCAATTGTGTGGCTGCGAAGAGTATTCAGTTGTACGCTGGCCGTCAATCGGGCCTCCGCCCGAGCACTGGCGCTTTGCAGGACGCACGGACGACCTGGCTGAACGCGTTGCATAAGCCGTATGGGCACCTGCACGAAGGTCGGAAGTCACCTATGACTCGGTGCGTGAGTCGTTGATGTTGTGGGACCGATCCGCTATTCGGAGACGTGTCCGTCGTCGGATGGTGCGTTTGCGATGGTGCTCGGTGACGAGGCGACCGCTGATGCGGCGGTGGCTGAGGGGCGGCGCGGATTCAGGGGATGGCGTTGCGTTCGGAGCCGGCGATGGCTGCGGGGCGTGATCAGGTGAACCCGCAGGCCGGGCGTGATTGTGTGGCCGATGTGTATGCCCAGGCGGGGATCACGAACCCGATCGAGGAGATCGACGCGGTCGAGTGTTACGTGCCGTTTAGTTGGTATGAGCCGATGTGGATGGAGAACTTGGGGTTTGCCGAGGTGGGGGAGGGTTGGAAGCTGACCGAGTCGGGTGCGACCGGTCCGGACGGGAAGTTGCCGGTGAACTGTTCGGGTGGGGTGTTGTCGTCGAACCCGATTGGTGCGTCGGGGATGATCCGTTTTGGTGAGGCGGCGATGCAGGTGCGGGGCATGGCCGGGGATCATCAGGTTGATGGTGTGCGCCGTGCGCTGGGTCACGCTTACGGCGGTGCCACACAGTTCTTTGCGATGTGGGTGGTCGGCACCGACAAGCCCTGACGTCGCCGCGGCGCCGTCACGTCAGCAGCTCGTGTTGCGCCCGTAGCGCTCCAATCGAACTGATGCGCGGCGTTGTCAGAGGCCTACCCGAGTACCTCAACCGCCTGAAGCGCATGCCACCGGTCACCGGGATTGGCAGAGGCCCAGCCCGCTTCCTCGGCATCCATGTTGCCGAGAAAGCCGAACCGTCGGCGTATAGAGCGAACCCACCCGACCACGTCGACCGGTTTGGTGAGGTAGCCGATCTGCTCAGCGGTGAACGACGATTCCTCGCGCGCATCGAGCACATCTGCCGCAGCGACGGGCTTGTCGCCGAGCCCATCATCGACAATGTCGAAAAAGCACTTCAGTACCCAGATCCGGCGCACGAGGGGCTCATCGAATGTTCGCCCAGCGCACCAGGCGAGGTCGTAGAGATCGCGGGCAAGACTGGTTCGGCGGTACCTGGCCAGCTTCTCGGCGATCTGCTCCTCGAGTGTCATTACGGGGTACTCGGTAGGTCGAAGTCGTAACGCTTGTGAATCGGGAGCGGAACGAGTGGCGCTGTGACCGGCGGCAACCACAGCCCGCGAGTCGACAGGTCGATCTTCGCGCCAATGCCCGGGCGACCAAACGGGGTGGTCAACCACGAGATCGGCTCGTCGATTGCCGCCTCGGTTCTGGAGAGCAAACCAAACCCGTCGATCTCGGCACCGTCGAGCGTGTCGAGTACCAGCGCTGCCGTTGCCTCGTCCTCGACGGCGAAGTCCAGATCGGTCGAGAAGCGGCCAGCATTCCCGGCCCGACACTTTCTCAGCGCGGTCCCACCTTTCAGCACCACATCGAGATCGAACACGCCTTGCTGGTGGAGCAAAGCGAGAGCGTGGTCTTGAGCAATGTCGAGCAGTGCTGGATCGCGCCCGCCGGATCGACCTTGGAAGTGCTGGGAGAGGTAGCCCTCGGTGATCCTCATGCCGTTGGCGGCTTGGCCGCTGCCTTGGTCGACCACCAAGTCGGAAAGATGTGGTCGATGACCTCGAAACGCGACGAGAACTTGGATTTCATGTCCCGGGGACCGAGGTGGAACGGTCCGCCACCAGGGGGTGCCCCCGAGAACAGCGCCTCGCCCATCTCGTCCTGCTCACCAATAGACAGCAGGTAGCTCATTCGAGCCCAGGCGCTCCGAGGCTGTCCGGCCAGCTCGTTTTGAAGCGCCTCGACGGACGTCAGCTTCGCCGCTACTGCGATCCATTCGCTCACGTTCGGCCAATCGCGGTAACGCTCAGGTCGTGCACCCATGAAGGCCAGCAGCGTCGACACCGACCAGACCGGAAGCCCTTCGTGGTCGTCATACGTCTCCGTACCTGACCACCGCACGACCCGGAAATGGTCGAGCGACTTCGGGATGTTCACCTCCGGGGGCGCGCCGATGACGTGCGGATCCGGAGAACGGGTTGATAGCCCATGCAGCCAGGCGGCCGACTCCGCCGCGACTGCTCCGTCGAATGGTCGCGTTGCGAGTCGCGCTCGAAGCTCGATAAAGGGGTCGCCACCGCCAAATGCTCCGGCTCTTGCGCCGGGCGCGAACTCCCATACTCCCGGTGACCGCAGTGGAAGCAGCCAGCCTCGCTCCCGAAGCATCCGAGCACCGTGGGCCGCAGTGGTCGAAGATTTGGTCTGGTCGATCAACTCATCGAGAAGGCTCAGCGTGACCAGCGTGGGCTGTTCCAGCTCGAGCGCCTCGAGCAACGGAGCAACCGAACGTGGCACGCTTCTCTCGATCGAGGGCACATCGTTACTCTAGTCACTACAAGCACACCTTCGACTCATATAGCTCGTAAGTGGTGCTCTACTGACTAGTCGGCCTGGTGATCGCTTTCGACCCAGGCGACCGCATGATCTCCACCCTTCAAAGTGGTCGGTGGGCCAGCCCGATGATGGCCGCTGGCATGATCCGCATCGGCGAGGTTGCCAACCGGATCTTCGACGGGTCGGTCAACCGGGGCGTGGCCCACGCCACCGGTGCGGCCCGCTGGGTGCTGACCGTGGCCTGGGAGATGCAGAGCTGTTCGGAGGCGATGTGGGCGCTGTCGTTCCAGATCCCGTTTCAGCAGCAGCTGGTGGCGGGTGCGGGCGGCTACTTCGCTCCGTACATCCGCAACTACATGGCTCGGTCGGGTGCGCCCGACGATATTGGCATCCAGGTGGCGGTGAAGGATCGGTTGAACGCGTTGCGCAACCCGTATGCGCATCTGCACGAGCCGGAGATCACCTATGACTCGGTGCGTGAGTCGTTGATGTTGTGGGATCCGATCCGCTATTCGGAGACGTGTCCGTCGTCGGATGGTGCGTTTGCGATGGTGCTCGGTGACGAGGCGACCGCTGATGCTGCTGTGGCTGAGGGGCGTCAGCTGGCGTGGATTCAGGGGATGGCGTTGCGTTCGGAGCCGGCGATGGCTGCTGGGCGTGATCAGGTGAACCCGATCGCCGGTCAAGAGTGTGTGGCCGATGTGTATGCGCGGGCGGGGATCACGAACCCGATCGATGAGATCGACGCGGCCGAGATTTATGTGCCGTTCAGTTGGTATGAGCCGATGTGGATGGAGAACTTGGGGTTTGCCGAGGTGGGGGAGGGCTGGAAGCTGACCGAGTCGGGTGCGACCGGTCCGGACGGGAAGTTGCCGGTGAACTGTTCGGGTGGGGTGTTGTCGTCGAACCCGATCGGTGCGTCGGGGATGATCCGTTTTGGTGAGGCGGCGATGCAGGTGCGGGGCATGGCCGGGGATCATCAGGTTGATGGTGTGCGCCGTGCGCTGGGTCACGCTTACGGCGGTGCCACACAGTTCTTTGCGATGTGGGTGGTCGGCACCGACAAGCCCT
Coding sequences within it:
- a CDS encoding VWA domain-containing protein, producing MYADLVCQSDRDDGLSAGDLADLALIGGVGVHKESYKRSWVGRHVGSMVAREQFSSESPGGGGTPDVSTALIVDSSGSMGWNDPEDRRRDAARAFLAASDPTDEVAVIDFDGSSRVASPPVQVGSNRQALYDAIATIDSDGGTDLGAGLSEGCTTLDAARGSKRAALFFTDGDGSYNDEAACFASKGWKVYTFGLGTAVDETVLQEIAASTGGSYRSLDSALNLTCEFQQVRAVIGGGTAQGCTPTATIMPRQLISEAFDVTERLRQITFTNSWIGSDIEMRLTGPSGRQILRGNEDSDVTSDRGASYETVSVLWPEPGEWTVEFYGLDVPPEGEPFTFSTVELKDPNEPPVAAFEVTQGEPGTVMVDGSGSTDESEVVGYEFFFADGAVAEGPQATHSYEASGTYEIVLMAVDDDLGTSLARQTVQVEVPEDQTGTSGAPTTTTPPVVTDPNAPSSGDDPASSASTTDPVPTPAPTAAPKPVAPATRPGPAKNEVAAPSPLGTSSTPAATVGSKTQPNQTGGLAATGAQIRFISALAGMALVLGVTMLLTARRRRQNSAE
- a CDS encoding cutinase family protein, with product MAGVLLTGLVIGLTGQTAPASAAEADPGAGEWALDRPCTNAIVLGARGSGQSLDDHFGLGAEVYGVYEGLAKALTPKGLTTSFLPVRYPAVPMEYWLGGDPNILDSVDQARTETRVWVAAIHTKCPTTRIVLAGYSQGAWAIKGGPGSYAVPTRRQLPPLCYLPDPTFDPGGGGRVLGFPEPGRGGIAGRSSPLTT
- a CDS encoding nucleotidyl transferase AbiEii/AbiGii toxin family protein is translated as MTLEEQIAEKLARYRRTSLARDLYDLAWCAGRTFDEPLVRRIWVLKCFFDIVDDGLGDKPVAAADVLDAREESSFTAEQIGYLTKPVDVVGWVRSIRRRFGFLGNMDAEEAGWASANPGDRWHALQAVEVLG
- a CDS encoding nucleotidyl transferase AbiEii/AbiGii toxin family protein, with translation MRITEGYLSQHFQGRSGGRDPALLDIAQDHALALLHQQGVFDLDVVLKGGTALRKCRAGNAGRFSTDLDFAVEDEATAALVLDTLDGAEIDGFGLLSRTEAAIDEPISWLTTPFGRPGIGAKIDLSTRGLWLPPVTAPLVPLPIHKRYDFDLPSTP